The following proteins are encoded in a genomic region of Drosophila bipectinata strain 14024-0381.07 chromosome XL, DbipHiC1v2, whole genome shotgun sequence:
- the LOC108133835 gene encoding uncharacterized protein: MSDSQPYNDIGLMSGASANNFIHDQHYVDHQSSTAKAAVVNNSIMGLSLVPNGISSSDTTDLSQQQMPLQKVPLYLHQHQQRIQKSVDTSSNSSQVGQILEDGCYPEYKH; the protein is encoded by the exons ATGTCGGATTCCCAACCATACAACGACATCGGGCTCATGTCGGGGGCATCAGCGAACAACTTTATCCACGACCAGCATTACGTCGATCATCAATCATCTACAGCAAAGGCAGCAGTAGTCAACAACTCTATAATGGGTTTATCACTAGTCCCGAATGGTATAAGT TCATCCGATACGACGGACTTAAGTCAACAGCAAATGCCATTACAGAAAGTACCGTTATACCTccatcagcatcaacagcgtATTCAGAAATCGGTCGataccagcagcaacagcagccaggTAGGACAAATCTTAGAGGATGGCTGCTACCCGGAATATAAGCATTGA